In Triticum urartu cultivar G1812 chromosome 6, Tu2.1, whole genome shotgun sequence, the following proteins share a genomic window:
- the LOC125517257 gene encoding DExH-box ATP-dependent RNA helicase DExH11 isoform X1: MDDLTPSPASEVPFRISFSGHGGHLRLDPTPHPPSPVPDFVLPPAYPPESPSSVKEYLEANYLNPELYVPTAANDGRVWDVDWFDLARPPLEPSAPRTMLVPAWEPPFRRRSLSSSEQQVWDPESVQMEMSQVFDSGTGGMVPRMPGPAKDFVRGRVNSRPFRPGGLQDDAAEAAALEKAFPEGARNGDWVRELMSSGPALNAPPGFPKGLDLGQLKEYNSHWKCFRDGEHVEERASSSNDTTDKYSVQFDDLFKMAWEEDDVNIVPHEDDGEQLAGDEGTNVMYFICSSHMNVNERKVDKLQDASETLTMADTDKQEANVRGDISEAQTDLDKMLSSEVKDTRRETSGLVDDKPAQEGTDWALVVGDNSIVTNFHKLVPDMAIEYPFELDKFQKEAIYYLEKGESVFVAAHTSAGKTVVAEYAFALASKHCTRAVYTAPIKTISNQKYRDFCGKFDVGLLTGDVSIRPEATCLIMTTEILRSMLYRGADIIRDIEWVIFDEVHYVNDAERGVVWEEVIIMLPKHINIVLLSATVPNTVEFADWIGRTKQKKIRVTSTNKRPVPLEHCLFYSGEVYKVCEKDIFLTQGFRDAKDAFKMKNANKFGAKPGTKSGTPAVRAGTQGRNPDTSSKGRDQKHPKHHQTNSGAAAIQQSTSGSRRSESSFWMPLINNLLKKSLVPVVIFCFSKNRCDRSADSMFGADLTSSSDKSEIRVFCDKAFSRLKGSDRNLPQVVGIQSLLRRGIGVHHAGLLPIVKEVVEMLFCRGVIKVLFSTETFAMGVNAPARTVVFDTLRKFDGKEHRRLLPGEYIQMAGRAGRRGLDTIGTVIMMCRDEIPEESDLKNLLVGKPTRLESQFRLTYTMILHLLRVEELKVEDMLKRSFAEFHAQKDLPQKEKLLLQMLRQPTKTIECIKGEPSIEEYYDMFLEAEEHREFVTEAIMQLHTTQQFLAPGRLVVVKSKSDDDHLLGVIVKNPSTTLKQYVVLVLTGDCPSSALAPNLSSQNEKGPGDSQGYFIIPPKGKRGMDDDFFSSSRTRKSSGVINIKLPYTGDASGMGFEVRAVENKEIISICTSKIKIDQVGLLEDISKTAYAKTVQMLIKEQTDGKYPPALDAIKDLKMKDMDQVKRYHAHNNLLEVMSKNKCHGCIKLKEHKSMMKDQKVHKDELDQLKYQMSDEALQQMPQFQGRIDVLKEIHYIDSDLVVQLKGRVACEMNSGEELISTECLFENQLDELEPEEAVAIMSAFVFQQRNASEPSLTPKLADAKRRLYDTAISLGQLQKRHEVPVDPEEYARDNLKFGLVEVVYEWAKGTPFADICELTDVSEGLIVRTIVRLDETCREFRNAASIMGNSALYKKMEIASNAIKRDIVFAASLYVTGI; encoded by the exons GCGAGGTGCCGTTCCGCATCAGCTTCTCCGGCCACGGCGGCCACCTCCGCCTCGACCCTACCCCCCACCCGCCCAGCCCCGTGCCCGACTTCGTCCTG CCGCCGGCTTACCCGCCCGAGAGTCCCAGCAGCGTGAAGGAGTACCTCGAGGCCAATTACCTCAACCCCGAGCTCTATGTCCCTACCGCGGCCAATGACGGCAGGGTGTGGGATGTGGACTGGTTCGACCTCGCCAGGCCGCCTCTGGAGCCCTCTGCCCCGCGCACCATGCTCGTCCCCGCCTGGGAGCCACCTTTTCGTCGACGATCGTTGTCGTCGTCTGAGCAGCAAGTTTGGGACCCTGAGTCTGTGCAGATGGAGATGAGCCAAGTGTTCGACTCGGGGACTGGGGGGATGGTGCCACGAATGCCAGGCCCGGCGAAGGACTTTGTGAGGGGTAGAGTCAACAGCCGGCCATTCCGCCCGGGAGGCCTGCAGGACGATGCAGCTGAGGCGGCAGCATTGGAGAAGGCATTTCCAGAGGGTGCGCGGAATGGTGATTGGGTGCGTGAGCTTATGAGTAGTGGCCCTGCTCTAAATGCTCCGCCAGGGTTCCCCAAGGGATTGGACTTAGGCCAGTTGAAG GAGTATAACAGCCACTGGAAGTGTTTCCGGGATGGTGAGCATGTCGAGGAACGTGCATCTTCATCAAATGACACAACG GATAAGTACTCGGTGCAGTTTGATGATTTGTTCAAGATGGCTTGGGAGGAAGATGATGTCAACATTGTGCCACATGAAGATGATGGTGAGCAATTGGCTGGAGATGAGGGAACCAACGTGATGTACTTCATATGTTCAAGTCACATGA ATGTCAATGAACGAAAGGTTGATAAGTTGCAAGATGCTTCTGAAACTCTTACAATGGCAGACACTGACAAACAGGAAGCTAATGTCAGAGGAGATATTTCTGAAGCTCAAACGGACTTGGATAAAATGTTATCATCTGAAGTGAAAGATACCCGCAGAGAAACAAGTGGATTAGTTGATGATAAGCCAGCACAGGAGGGCACG GATTGGGCACTCGTTGTTGGGGATAATTCTATTGTGACAAACTTCCACAAACTTGTTCCAGATATGGCAATTGAATATCCCTTTGAATTGGATAAGTTCCAGAAGGAG GCTATATATTATCTTGAGAAGGGGGAATCAGTCTTTGTGGCAGCCCATACATCAGCAGGAAAGACGGTTGTTGCAGAGTATGCCTTTGCTTTAGCATCAAAA CATTGCACCAGGGCTGTCTATACTGCTCCCATTAAGACTATCAGCAACCAGAAATACCGAGATTTCTGCGGGAAGTTTGATGTGGGACTTCTTACTGGAGATGTTAGCATCAGACCAGAGGCAACTTGCTTAATTATGACAACAGAAATATTGCGCTCAATGCTCTACAGAGGTGCTGATATTATACGGGATATTGAATGG GTAATATTTGATGAAGTGCATTATGTGAATGATGCCGAGAGAGGTGTAGTTTGGGAGGAAGTTATTATAATGCTCCCAAAGCACATTAACATTGTCCTCCTTTCAGCAACG GTTCCGAATACAGTTGAATTTGCTGACTGGATTGGCCGAACAAAACAGAAGAAAATTCGTGTCACATC GACTAACAAAAGGCCCGTTCCCCTCGAGCATTGCCTGTTCTACTCTGGAGAGGTATACAAAGTATGTGAGAAGGATATATTTCTTACTCAAGGATTTAGAGACGCCAAGGACGCTTTCAAAATGAAAAATGCAAACAAGTTTGGAGCGAAACCTGGAACAAAATCAGGAACTCCTGCAGTACGTGCTGGAACTCAAGGCAGAAATCCAGACACGTCTAGTAAAGGGAGAGATCAGAAGCACCCAAAGCACCACCAAACCAATTCAGGAGCAGCAGCAATTCAGCAAAGCACCTCAGGGTCAAGGAGATCTGAGTCTTCATTCTGGATGCCGCTTATAAATAACCTTTTGAAGAAATCACTTGTGCCT GTGGTAATTttttgcttctcaaagaacaggTGTGATAGGTCAGCAGATAGCATGTTTGGTGCTGATCTCACCAGTAGTTCTGATAAAAGCGAAATCCGTGTCTTCTGTGATAAGGCCTTTTCGCGCCTCAAAGGATCCGACAGGAACCTTCCTCAG GTCGTAGGAATACAAAGCCTTCTGCGAAGAGGAATTGGAGTTCACCATGCTGGGCTTCTTCCTATTGTGAAAGAAGTAGTTGAGATGCTGTTTTGTCGCGGTGTGATCAAG GTACTGTTTTCCACTGAGACATTTGCAATGGGTGTTAATGCTCCTGCAAGAACG GTCGTGTTTGATACTTTAAGGAAGTTTGATGGAAAGGAACATCGAAGGTTACTTCCAGGGGAATATATTCAAATGGCTGGACGAGCTGGTAGGAGAGGACTAGATACCATAGGTACAGTGATAATGATGTGCCGTGATGAAATTCCTGAGGAAAGTGATCTGAAAAATCTTCTTGTTGGAAAACCAACTCGACTGGAATCTCAGTTTCGACTAACATACACTATGATACTACATCTTCTACGTGTGGAGGAACTTAAG GTGGAGGACATGCTTAAGAGAAGTTTCGCAGAATTCCATGCACAAAAGGATTTGCCTCAGAAGGAAAAGCTGCTTCTGCAAATGCTACGTCAACCTACAAAGACAATCGA GTGCATAAAAGGAGAGCCTTCTATTGAAGAATATTACGATATGTTTCTAGAAGCCGAAGAACACAGGGAATTTGTCACAGAAGCAATTATGCAGTTGCACACTACTCAGCAGTTCCTTGCGCCTGGAAGATTGGTGGTTGTTAAATCCAAATCT GATGATGATCACTTGCTTGGCGTAATTGTGAAAAATCCATCCACTACACTAAAGCAGTATGTTGTTCTTGTACTGACCGGTGATTGCCCTTCATCTGCGCTAGCCCCTAATTTATCCAGTCAAAATGAGAAGGGGCCAGGGGATTCTCAAGGATATTTTATTATCCCGCCGAAAGGAAAACGTGGCATGGATGATGATTTTTTCTCTTCCTCTAGAACACGAAAAAGTTCAGGTGTTATCAATATAAAGCTACCATACACGGGGGACGCATCTGGAATGGGTTTTGAAGTAAGAGCTGTGGAGAATAAAGAGATTATTAGTATATGTACAAGCAAAATAAAGATTGATCAAGTCGGACTCCTTGAAGACATTAGCAAAACAGCTTACGCTAAAACAGTTCAAATGCTTATTAAAGAGCAGACAGATGGAAAGTATCCTCCTGCGCTAGATGCAATAAAAG ACTTAAAAATGAAAGACATGGATCAAGTTAAAAGATACCATGCACATAACAACCTACTGGAAGTAATGTCTAAAAACAAGTGCCATGGTTGTATAAAATTGAAGGAACATAAGTCAATGATGAAGGATCAAAAGGTGCACAAGGATGAGCTGGATCAACTGAAATACCAAATGTCAGATGAGGCACTTCAGCAGATGCCACAGTTTCAAGGCAGA ATCGATGTACTAAAGGAGATCCATTACATCGATTCcgatcttgttgtgcaacttaaGGGCCGAGTGGCATGTGAAATGAACTCTGGTGAAGAGTTAATATCAACAGAGTGTTTATTTGAAAATCAGTTGGATGAATTAGAACCCGAAGAAGCTGTGGCTATTATGTCTGCATTTGTTTTCCAACAACGGAACGCGTCAGAACCATCTCTCACTCCGAAACTGGCTGATGCCAAAAGGAg GCTCTATGACACGGCAATCAGCTTAGGACAGCTCCAAAAGAGGCACGAGGTGCCTGTGGATCCTGAGGAGTATGCACGTGATAATCTCAAGTTTGGTCTTGTTGAGGTTGTCTACGAATGGGCAAAG GGAACGCCTTTTGCGGACATATGTGAGCTGACAGATGTATCTGAAGGGCTGATTGTAAGAACAATTGTGCGGTTGGATGAAACATGTAGGGAGTTCAGGAATGCGGCTTCCATAATGGGTAACTCTGCTTTGTACAAGAAAATGGAGATCGCGTCCAACGCCATCAAGCGTGACATTGTCTTTGCAGCAAGTTTGTATGTCACAGGAATATGA
- the LOC125517257 gene encoding DExH-box ATP-dependent RNA helicase DExH11 isoform X2 has protein sequence MDDLTPSPASEVPFRISFSGHGGHLRLDPTPHPPSPVPDFVLPPAYPPESPSSVKEYLEANYLNPELYVPTAANDGRVWDVDWFDLARPPLEPSAPRTMLVPAWEPPFRRRSLSSSEQQVWDPESVQMEMSQVFDSGTGGMVPRMPGPAKDFVRGRVNSRPFRPGGLQDDAAEAAALEKAFPEGARNGDWVRELMSSGPALNAPPGFPKGLDLGQLKEYNSHWKCFRDGEHVEERASSSNDTTDKYSVQFDDLFKMAWEEDDVNIVPHEDDDVNERKVDKLQDASETLTMADTDKQEANVRGDISEAQTDLDKMLSSEVKDTRRETSGLVDDKPAQEGTDWALVVGDNSIVTNFHKLVPDMAIEYPFELDKFQKEAIYYLEKGESVFVAAHTSAGKTVVAEYAFALASKHCTRAVYTAPIKTISNQKYRDFCGKFDVGLLTGDVSIRPEATCLIMTTEILRSMLYRGADIIRDIEWVIFDEVHYVNDAERGVVWEEVIIMLPKHINIVLLSATVPNTVEFADWIGRTKQKKIRVTSTNKRPVPLEHCLFYSGEVYKVCEKDIFLTQGFRDAKDAFKMKNANKFGAKPGTKSGTPAVRAGTQGRNPDTSSKGRDQKHPKHHQTNSGAAAIQQSTSGSRRSESSFWMPLINNLLKKSLVPVVIFCFSKNRCDRSADSMFGADLTSSSDKSEIRVFCDKAFSRLKGSDRNLPQVVGIQSLLRRGIGVHHAGLLPIVKEVVEMLFCRGVIKVLFSTETFAMGVNAPARTVVFDTLRKFDGKEHRRLLPGEYIQMAGRAGRRGLDTIGTVIMMCRDEIPEESDLKNLLVGKPTRLESQFRLTYTMILHLLRVEELKVEDMLKRSFAEFHAQKDLPQKEKLLLQMLRQPTKTIECIKGEPSIEEYYDMFLEAEEHREFVTEAIMQLHTTQQFLAPGRLVVVKSKSDDDHLLGVIVKNPSTTLKQYVVLVLTGDCPSSALAPNLSSQNEKGPGDSQGYFIIPPKGKRGMDDDFFSSSRTRKSSGVINIKLPYTGDASGMGFEVRAVENKEIISICTSKIKIDQVGLLEDISKTAYAKTVQMLIKEQTDGKYPPALDAIKDLKMKDMDQVKRYHAHNNLLEVMSKNKCHGCIKLKEHKSMMKDQKVHKDELDQLKYQMSDEALQQMPQFQGRIDVLKEIHYIDSDLVVQLKGRVACEMNSGEELISTECLFENQLDELEPEEAVAIMSAFVFQQRNASEPSLTPKLADAKRRLYDTAISLGQLQKRHEVPVDPEEYARDNLKFGLVEVVYEWAKGTPFADICELTDVSEGLIVRTIVRLDETCREFRNAASIMGNSALYKKMEIASNAIKRDIVFAASLYVTGI, from the exons GCGAGGTGCCGTTCCGCATCAGCTTCTCCGGCCACGGCGGCCACCTCCGCCTCGACCCTACCCCCCACCCGCCCAGCCCCGTGCCCGACTTCGTCCTG CCGCCGGCTTACCCGCCCGAGAGTCCCAGCAGCGTGAAGGAGTACCTCGAGGCCAATTACCTCAACCCCGAGCTCTATGTCCCTACCGCGGCCAATGACGGCAGGGTGTGGGATGTGGACTGGTTCGACCTCGCCAGGCCGCCTCTGGAGCCCTCTGCCCCGCGCACCATGCTCGTCCCCGCCTGGGAGCCACCTTTTCGTCGACGATCGTTGTCGTCGTCTGAGCAGCAAGTTTGGGACCCTGAGTCTGTGCAGATGGAGATGAGCCAAGTGTTCGACTCGGGGACTGGGGGGATGGTGCCACGAATGCCAGGCCCGGCGAAGGACTTTGTGAGGGGTAGAGTCAACAGCCGGCCATTCCGCCCGGGAGGCCTGCAGGACGATGCAGCTGAGGCGGCAGCATTGGAGAAGGCATTTCCAGAGGGTGCGCGGAATGGTGATTGGGTGCGTGAGCTTATGAGTAGTGGCCCTGCTCTAAATGCTCCGCCAGGGTTCCCCAAGGGATTGGACTTAGGCCAGTTGAAG GAGTATAACAGCCACTGGAAGTGTTTCCGGGATGGTGAGCATGTCGAGGAACGTGCATCTTCATCAAATGACACAACG GATAAGTACTCGGTGCAGTTTGATGATTTGTTCAAGATGGCTTGGGAGGAAGATGATGTCAACATTGTGCCACATGAAGATGATG ATGTCAATGAACGAAAGGTTGATAAGTTGCAAGATGCTTCTGAAACTCTTACAATGGCAGACACTGACAAACAGGAAGCTAATGTCAGAGGAGATATTTCTGAAGCTCAAACGGACTTGGATAAAATGTTATCATCTGAAGTGAAAGATACCCGCAGAGAAACAAGTGGATTAGTTGATGATAAGCCAGCACAGGAGGGCACG GATTGGGCACTCGTTGTTGGGGATAATTCTATTGTGACAAACTTCCACAAACTTGTTCCAGATATGGCAATTGAATATCCCTTTGAATTGGATAAGTTCCAGAAGGAG GCTATATATTATCTTGAGAAGGGGGAATCAGTCTTTGTGGCAGCCCATACATCAGCAGGAAAGACGGTTGTTGCAGAGTATGCCTTTGCTTTAGCATCAAAA CATTGCACCAGGGCTGTCTATACTGCTCCCATTAAGACTATCAGCAACCAGAAATACCGAGATTTCTGCGGGAAGTTTGATGTGGGACTTCTTACTGGAGATGTTAGCATCAGACCAGAGGCAACTTGCTTAATTATGACAACAGAAATATTGCGCTCAATGCTCTACAGAGGTGCTGATATTATACGGGATATTGAATGG GTAATATTTGATGAAGTGCATTATGTGAATGATGCCGAGAGAGGTGTAGTTTGGGAGGAAGTTATTATAATGCTCCCAAAGCACATTAACATTGTCCTCCTTTCAGCAACG GTTCCGAATACAGTTGAATTTGCTGACTGGATTGGCCGAACAAAACAGAAGAAAATTCGTGTCACATC GACTAACAAAAGGCCCGTTCCCCTCGAGCATTGCCTGTTCTACTCTGGAGAGGTATACAAAGTATGTGAGAAGGATATATTTCTTACTCAAGGATTTAGAGACGCCAAGGACGCTTTCAAAATGAAAAATGCAAACAAGTTTGGAGCGAAACCTGGAACAAAATCAGGAACTCCTGCAGTACGTGCTGGAACTCAAGGCAGAAATCCAGACACGTCTAGTAAAGGGAGAGATCAGAAGCACCCAAAGCACCACCAAACCAATTCAGGAGCAGCAGCAATTCAGCAAAGCACCTCAGGGTCAAGGAGATCTGAGTCTTCATTCTGGATGCCGCTTATAAATAACCTTTTGAAGAAATCACTTGTGCCT GTGGTAATTttttgcttctcaaagaacaggTGTGATAGGTCAGCAGATAGCATGTTTGGTGCTGATCTCACCAGTAGTTCTGATAAAAGCGAAATCCGTGTCTTCTGTGATAAGGCCTTTTCGCGCCTCAAAGGATCCGACAGGAACCTTCCTCAG GTCGTAGGAATACAAAGCCTTCTGCGAAGAGGAATTGGAGTTCACCATGCTGGGCTTCTTCCTATTGTGAAAGAAGTAGTTGAGATGCTGTTTTGTCGCGGTGTGATCAAG GTACTGTTTTCCACTGAGACATTTGCAATGGGTGTTAATGCTCCTGCAAGAACG GTCGTGTTTGATACTTTAAGGAAGTTTGATGGAAAGGAACATCGAAGGTTACTTCCAGGGGAATATATTCAAATGGCTGGACGAGCTGGTAGGAGAGGACTAGATACCATAGGTACAGTGATAATGATGTGCCGTGATGAAATTCCTGAGGAAAGTGATCTGAAAAATCTTCTTGTTGGAAAACCAACTCGACTGGAATCTCAGTTTCGACTAACATACACTATGATACTACATCTTCTACGTGTGGAGGAACTTAAG GTGGAGGACATGCTTAAGAGAAGTTTCGCAGAATTCCATGCACAAAAGGATTTGCCTCAGAAGGAAAAGCTGCTTCTGCAAATGCTACGTCAACCTACAAAGACAATCGA GTGCATAAAAGGAGAGCCTTCTATTGAAGAATATTACGATATGTTTCTAGAAGCCGAAGAACACAGGGAATTTGTCACAGAAGCAATTATGCAGTTGCACACTACTCAGCAGTTCCTTGCGCCTGGAAGATTGGTGGTTGTTAAATCCAAATCT GATGATGATCACTTGCTTGGCGTAATTGTGAAAAATCCATCCACTACACTAAAGCAGTATGTTGTTCTTGTACTGACCGGTGATTGCCCTTCATCTGCGCTAGCCCCTAATTTATCCAGTCAAAATGAGAAGGGGCCAGGGGATTCTCAAGGATATTTTATTATCCCGCCGAAAGGAAAACGTGGCATGGATGATGATTTTTTCTCTTCCTCTAGAACACGAAAAAGTTCAGGTGTTATCAATATAAAGCTACCATACACGGGGGACGCATCTGGAATGGGTTTTGAAGTAAGAGCTGTGGAGAATAAAGAGATTATTAGTATATGTACAAGCAAAATAAAGATTGATCAAGTCGGACTCCTTGAAGACATTAGCAAAACAGCTTACGCTAAAACAGTTCAAATGCTTATTAAAGAGCAGACAGATGGAAAGTATCCTCCTGCGCTAGATGCAATAAAAG ACTTAAAAATGAAAGACATGGATCAAGTTAAAAGATACCATGCACATAACAACCTACTGGAAGTAATGTCTAAAAACAAGTGCCATGGTTGTATAAAATTGAAGGAACATAAGTCAATGATGAAGGATCAAAAGGTGCACAAGGATGAGCTGGATCAACTGAAATACCAAATGTCAGATGAGGCACTTCAGCAGATGCCACAGTTTCAAGGCAGA ATCGATGTACTAAAGGAGATCCATTACATCGATTCcgatcttgttgtgcaacttaaGGGCCGAGTGGCATGTGAAATGAACTCTGGTGAAGAGTTAATATCAACAGAGTGTTTATTTGAAAATCAGTTGGATGAATTAGAACCCGAAGAAGCTGTGGCTATTATGTCTGCATTTGTTTTCCAACAACGGAACGCGTCAGAACCATCTCTCACTCCGAAACTGGCTGATGCCAAAAGGAg GCTCTATGACACGGCAATCAGCTTAGGACAGCTCCAAAAGAGGCACGAGGTGCCTGTGGATCCTGAGGAGTATGCACGTGATAATCTCAAGTTTGGTCTTGTTGAGGTTGTCTACGAATGGGCAAAG GGAACGCCTTTTGCGGACATATGTGAGCTGACAGATGTATCTGAAGGGCTGATTGTAAGAACAATTGTGCGGTTGGATGAAACATGTAGGGAGTTCAGGAATGCGGCTTCCATAATGGGTAACTCTGCTTTGTACAAGAAAATGGAGATCGCGTCCAACGCCATCAAGCGTGACATTGTCTTTGCAGCAAGTTTGTATGTCACAGGAATATGA